In a genomic window of Streptomyces sp. BHT-5-2:
- a CDS encoding MaoC/PaaZ C-terminal domain-containing protein, translating to MTTTVHGLAELAGLAGTDLGRTPWVPVDQAQVAAFAHATHGRTHDCDATEEGSAPPLGGPVADGFHTLGLVGTLVDRLLEFQEIRMNVIYGVNRLRLPSPVPVGARVRLHAVVGTVAEVRGGAMEMLVDATVEVEGDPKPACVAQVVYRIYA from the coding sequence ATGACGACCACCGTGCACGGACTCGCCGAGCTCGCGGGGCTCGCGGGAACGGACCTGGGCCGGACGCCGTGGGTGCCGGTCGACCAGGCGCAGGTGGCGGCCTTTGCGCACGCCACCCATGGGCGCACCCACGACTGCGACGCCACCGAGGAGGGTTCCGCCCCGCCGCTGGGCGGACCCGTCGCGGACGGCTTCCACACTCTGGGCCTGGTGGGCACGCTCGTCGACCGGCTGTTGGAGTTCCAGGAGATCCGGATGAACGTGATCTACGGCGTGAACCGGCTCCGGCTGCCCAGTCCCGTACCGGTCGGCGCGCGGGTGCGGCTGCACGCCGTGGTCGGCACGGTCGCCGAAGTGCGGGGCGGGGCAATGGAGATGCTGGTGGACGCCACCGTCGAGGTCGAGGGCGATCCCAAACCGGCGTGCGTCGCCCAGGTGGTGTACCGCATCTACGCCTGA
- a CDS encoding MFS transporter: protein MKSKRDLGLLTVTHGVNDMYQGAIPALLPFLQAGRGYSYTLITGITLAATGLSSLIQPVVGLLADRRPMGWLVPAGMVTAGVGVGLSGLGDTYVWTWLAVALAGIGLAAYHPSGAMAARVIGGGDTRSMSVFAVGGNIGVALAPLYVSLVINGSGIPGTWLLALPALAMGVACCLVRRFWRVAPATGPRAQGADGGTAQAGRPDDWRAFGKLSVISVFWSIPYVVMGALAAPYVISRFGVSAATGAAALTAFTAGGVIGTLAGGWSAERWGRLPSLRYGYLVSVLAVAGMVLMPNIAGVLVCALVYGTVLFVPFAAQVTLAQDYLPTRIGTASGLTLGVTLSAGGLLSPLFGMLADAWGVRAVLATLIGILLVPAALAWRLRDPRRAEALPNGGNDGRHAPPPRSPQQPTGTPLRQRGQARESR, encoded by the coding sequence GTGAAGAGCAAGAGAGACCTGGGCCTGCTCACCGTGACCCATGGGGTCAACGACATGTATCAGGGCGCGATCCCCGCATTGCTGCCGTTCCTACAGGCCGGACGCGGCTACAGCTACACCCTGATCACCGGGATCACGCTCGCCGCCACCGGCCTGTCCAGTCTGATACAGCCGGTGGTCGGGCTGTTGGCCGACCGTCGGCCGATGGGTTGGCTGGTCCCGGCCGGAATGGTCACCGCGGGCGTGGGCGTGGGTCTTTCCGGCCTGGGTGACACCTATGTGTGGACCTGGTTGGCCGTTGCGCTGGCGGGAATCGGGCTGGCCGCGTACCACCCGTCGGGCGCCATGGCCGCACGCGTCATCGGCGGTGGCGACACCCGGTCGATGAGCGTCTTCGCCGTCGGCGGCAACATCGGCGTCGCCCTCGCCCCGCTCTACGTGTCCTTGGTGATCAACGGCTCGGGAATCCCGGGCACTTGGCTGCTCGCGCTCCCCGCCCTCGCAATGGGCGTGGCCTGCTGTCTGGTCCGGCGTTTCTGGCGGGTGGCCCCCGCGACGGGGCCGCGCGCGCAGGGAGCGGACGGCGGCACGGCGCAGGCCGGACGACCGGATGACTGGCGGGCCTTCGGCAAGCTCTCCGTCATCTCGGTGTTCTGGTCGATTCCGTACGTCGTGATGGGCGCACTCGCCGCGCCGTATGTGATCAGCCGCTTCGGTGTCTCGGCGGCGACCGGGGCGGCGGCTCTGACCGCGTTCACCGCGGGCGGTGTCATCGGCACCCTCGCGGGCGGCTGGAGCGCCGAGCGCTGGGGCCGCCTGCCGTCCCTGCGCTACGGCTATCTCGTCTCCGTCCTCGCGGTCGCCGGCATGGTGCTCATGCCGAACATCGCCGGGGTGCTGGTCTGTGCGCTCGTCTACGGAACGGTGTTGTTCGTCCCGTTCGCCGCGCAGGTGACCCTGGCCCAGGACTACCTGCCCACCCGCATCGGCACCGCGAGCGGGCTGACGCTGGGCGTGACCCTGTCCGCCGGCGGGCTCCTCTCTCCGCTGTTCGGCATGCTCGCCGATGCCTGGGGCGTGCGCGCCGTGCTCGCCACCTTGATCGGCATCCTCCTCGTACCGGCCGCCCTGGCGTGGCGACTGCGCGACCCCCGCAGGGCCGAAGCGCTTCCGAACGGCGGGAACGACGGACGGCACGCCCCACCACCGCGCAGTCCGCAACAGCCGACCGGGACGCCACTGCGGCAGCGCGGCCAGGCACGGGAGAGCCGATGA
- a CDS encoding amidohydrolase family protein yields MLITVGELLHGPVGERTTDAAVLVRDGKIAAVGPREAVVARAPASVARWDFPGGTLLPGLIDGHVHLSFDAGPEPFRALMESEVPTPRLLDAMAGRAGRLLDCGVTTVRDLGDRGAAAIRLREAITAGHVRGPRILAAGSPLTPPGGHCWFLGGEVADEAELRALVRRNAEAGADVIKVMASGGHITEGGAAMWESQFSTEQLAMAVDEAHRFGLPVAAHAHSAAAVASAVAAGVSTVEHCLWMDGPEGVDRRTAVARSMAAQGIAVCGSLCGYDWRTKLARDGEAATRAFYDRLSWLDELGVALITGTDAGIPQAVFDDYVSMLELYAWLGFPAERVIELATLSSARALGLSGTTGRVAPGLDADLVVVDGDPRVDLSVLRAVRLVVARGEPYPVRGAEERA; encoded by the coding sequence ATGCTGATCACGGTGGGTGAGTTACTGCACGGGCCCGTGGGGGAACGCACCACGGACGCGGCCGTCCTGGTCCGGGACGGGAAGATCGCCGCGGTCGGCCCGCGCGAAGCGGTCGTGGCCCGGGCACCCGCATCCGTGGCCCGGTGGGACTTCCCCGGCGGGACGCTGCTGCCCGGCCTGATCGACGGCCATGTGCACCTGAGTTTCGACGCGGGCCCCGAACCCTTCAGGGCACTGATGGAGAGCGAGGTGCCCACACCCAGGCTCCTGGACGCCATGGCCGGGCGCGCCGGTCGGCTGCTGGACTGCGGGGTGACCACGGTCCGGGACCTCGGCGACCGCGGGGCCGCGGCGATCCGGCTGCGCGAGGCCATCACCGCCGGCCACGTCAGGGGTCCGCGGATTCTCGCCGCGGGGTCCCCGCTGACCCCTCCGGGCGGGCATTGCTGGTTCCTGGGGGGCGAGGTGGCCGACGAGGCCGAACTGCGGGCGCTGGTACGGCGCAACGCGGAGGCCGGAGCCGATGTGATCAAGGTGATGGCCAGCGGCGGGCACATCACCGAGGGCGGCGCGGCGATGTGGGAGTCCCAGTTCAGCACCGAACAACTCGCCATGGCCGTCGACGAGGCGCACCGGTTCGGGCTTCCGGTGGCCGCCCATGCACACAGTGCGGCAGCCGTCGCCTCGGCCGTGGCCGCCGGGGTGAGCACCGTCGAGCACTGCCTGTGGATGGACGGACCGGAGGGCGTCGACCGCCGCACCGCCGTCGCCCGGTCGATGGCCGCACAGGGGATCGCGGTCTGCGGCTCCCTGTGCGGGTATGACTGGCGGACCAAACTGGCGCGGGACGGGGAAGCCGCCACCCGCGCCTTCTACGACCGGCTGAGCTGGCTCGACGAACTCGGTGTAGCCCTGATCACGGGCACCGACGCGGGTATCCCGCAGGCCGTGTTCGACGACTACGTCAGCATGCTGGAGCTCTATGCCTGGCTCGGCTTCCCCGCCGAGCGAGTGATCGAACTGGCCACCCTCTCCTCCGCCCGTGCGCTGGGCCTGTCCGGGACGACCGGACGTGTCGCGCCGGGTCTCGATGCGGACCTGGTGGTCGTCGACGGTGATCCACGCGTCGATCTGTCAGTCCTGCGTGCGGTGCGCCTCGTCGTGGCCAGAGGCGAGCCGTATCCCGTACGCGGCGCCGAAGAACGCGCCTGA
- a CDS encoding MalY/PatB family protein, whose amino-acid sequence MNVREIGASDAPSRAWDVFDAVNPDVLRSGIGSKKWRQAAAGVLPAGLAEMDFPVAEPIREGLRRYLGRGALGYPYWPDGSPVREVFAERMARRFGWHPQPGAVREFATVTQGVHLAVHLGTEPGDAIAVHTPVYGPFREGLARLGRRLVPIPLHDGPGGWTWDSGELARLVADHGCRALLLVNPHNPTGRVFTRAELLELAELAERHDLLVVSDEIHADLTHAPHRHIPFASLSPEIERRTVTLTSATKAFNLAGLRCAVGHLGPARLRAAWDDQPVELYGAANVLGVHASLLAWTEGDAWLHAVREHLTRLRDRLAAGLAERLPQIGHHPPQGSYLAWLDCRALGWGADPAARFRERGAVELGSGPGFGPGGDGFVRFNFATSGPLLEQLLDRLAETAEAGTGPATGGAAGAAPRASARTDSDTASRPGTGSHREGLPHALTGEPAC is encoded by the coding sequence ATGAACGTGAGGGAGATCGGCGCGTCCGATGCGCCGTCGAGAGCCTGGGACGTTTTCGACGCGGTGAACCCGGACGTTCTCCGCTCCGGCATCGGTTCGAAGAAGTGGCGGCAGGCGGCCGCCGGCGTGCTGCCGGCCGGGCTGGCCGAGATGGACTTCCCCGTGGCGGAGCCGATACGCGAGGGACTACGGCGGTATCTCGGCCGCGGCGCCCTCGGCTATCCGTACTGGCCGGACGGCAGCCCGGTGCGAGAGGTCTTCGCCGAACGCATGGCGAGGCGATTCGGCTGGCACCCGCAGCCCGGAGCGGTCAGGGAGTTCGCGACCGTCACCCAGGGCGTCCATCTCGCGGTCCACCTGGGCACCGAACCCGGCGACGCGATAGCCGTGCACACCCCCGTGTACGGACCCTTCCGTGAGGGCCTCGCCCGGCTGGGCCGGCGGCTCGTCCCGATTCCCCTGCACGACGGCCCCGGCGGTTGGACCTGGGACTCCGGCGAACTCGCCCGTCTGGTGGCGGACCACGGCTGCCGTGCCCTGTTGCTGGTCAACCCGCACAACCCCACGGGACGGGTCTTCACCCGGGCCGAGCTTCTCGAACTCGCCGAACTCGCCGAGCGACACGACCTCCTGGTCGTCTCGGACGAGATACACGCCGACCTGACCCACGCCCCGCACCGCCACATCCCCTTTGCCTCGCTCTCCCCCGAGATCGAGCGGCGCACCGTCACGCTCACCTCGGCGACCAAGGCATTCAACCTCGCGGGCCTCCGCTGCGCCGTGGGGCACCTGGGCCCGGCCCGGCTGCGCGCGGCCTGGGACGACCAGCCCGTCGAACTGTACGGAGCCGCCAACGTGCTCGGTGTGCATGCCTCGTTGCTGGCCTGGACGGAGGGGGATGCCTGGCTGCACGCCGTTCGGGAGCATCTGACGCGCCTGCGGGACCGGCTCGCCGCCGGGCTGGCCGAACGGCTGCCGCAGATCGGGCACCATCCGCCGCAGGGCTCCTATCTCGCCTGGCTCGACTGCCGGGCCTTGGGTTGGGGCGCGGACCCGGCAGCCCGGTTCCGGGAACGCGGGGCCGTGGAACTCGGTTCCGGCCCGGGATTCGGCCCGGGCGGCGACGGGTTCGTGCGCTTCAATTTCGCCACGTCAGGACCGCTGCTGGAGCAGCTCCTGGATCGCCTGGCCGAGACGGCGGAAGCCGGAACGGGCCCGGCGACGGGCGGTGCGGCGGGCGCTGCGCCTCGCGCGTCGGCCCGTACGGACTCCGACACCGCATCACGTCCAGGCACCGGATCCCACCGGGAGGGCCTCCCCCACGCCCTGACCGGAGAGCCCGCATGCTGA
- a CDS encoding alpha/beta fold hydrolase — translation MPSALPAPRLGRVVRGNGPGLLLAHGAGGGIDANYGPVMDVLAAHHTVVGPDYPGTGRTERADTPLALDALADELVAAAVEEGLETFAIAGYSLGCPVAVRAATRHPDRVTALVLTAGFAHPDPRFLLTARLWRDLLRAGETEQLARFLTLMALSSPALDAIAQGDLDTAITTTATTIPPGTPEHVELIIDGVDVRADLAAVAVPTLVISTALDQLVSPHHHRQLADAIPGARYAEIASGHLPFVERPEEWAALIRDFLHDSHN, via the coding sequence ATGCCCAGCGCTCTGCCCGCTCCCCGTCTCGGCCGCGTGGTGCGCGGGAACGGCCCCGGCCTGCTGCTCGCCCATGGCGCAGGCGGAGGCATCGACGCCAACTACGGCCCCGTCATGGACGTACTGGCCGCGCACCATACCGTCGTCGGCCCGGACTACCCGGGCACCGGCCGGACCGAGCGCGCCGACACGCCCCTCGCACTGGACGCACTGGCCGACGAACTGGTCGCCGCCGCCGTCGAGGAGGGCCTGGAGACCTTCGCCATCGCCGGGTACTCGCTGGGCTGCCCGGTTGCCGTCCGGGCCGCCACCCGGCACCCCGACCGCGTCACGGCCCTGGTCCTCACGGCGGGTTTCGCCCATCCCGACCCGCGGTTCCTGCTGACGGCCCGACTGTGGCGCGACCTGCTGCGTGCGGGCGAGACGGAGCAACTGGCCCGTTTCCTGACCCTGATGGCCCTCAGCTCCCCCGCCCTGGACGCCATCGCCCAGGGCGACCTCGACACCGCCATCACGACCACGGCGACCACGATCCCGCCAGGCACGCCGGAGCACGTCGAGCTGATCATCGACGGTGTCGACGTCCGGGCCGACCTCGCGGCCGTCGCCGTGCCGACCCTGGTCATCTCCACCGCGCTCGACCAGCTCGTCTCCCCGCACCACCACCGGCAGCTCGCCGACGCCATTCCGGGGGCGCGCTACGCCGAGATCGCCTCCGGGCACCTCCCCTTCGTCGAACGGCCGGAGGAATGGGCCGCCCTCATCCGCGACTTCCTTCACGACAGCCATAACTGA
- a CDS encoding haloacid dehalogenase type II has product MTEIRDIAVVVFDVLGTLVDEPSGLRAAIREAVAASDAAAPVDELLKVWQGYVEEEQHRIAQGRRAYANTEIIDGEAAQRVADRAALADPAAVARLATAGQRLPPWGDSVAGLRRLARTFPVLGLSNASRTALLRLNAHAGLRWHQALSAESALAYKPAPEVYQLALDTAGCPPERVLMVAAHAWDLRGAQAQGMRTAYVRRPVGDPPADSDRFDRQFNGLEELVAAMTAR; this is encoded by the coding sequence TTGACCGAGATCCGCGACATCGCGGTCGTGGTCTTCGACGTCCTGGGGACCCTGGTCGACGAACCCAGTGGGCTGCGCGCGGCGATTCGCGAGGCGGTGGCGGCTTCCGACGCGGCAGCGCCCGTCGACGAGTTGCTGAAGGTGTGGCAGGGGTACGTCGAAGAGGAGCAGCACCGCATTGCGCAAGGACGGCGCGCGTACGCCAACACCGAGATCATCGACGGGGAGGCCGCTCAACGGGTGGCGGACCGGGCAGCGCTCGCCGATCCGGCGGCCGTCGCCCGGCTGGCCACCGCCGGTCAACGCCTGCCACCGTGGGGCGATTCGGTCGCCGGCCTCCGGCGGCTCGCGCGGACATTCCCCGTGCTGGGGCTCTCCAACGCCAGCCGCACCGCTCTGCTGCGGCTCAACGCACATGCCGGGCTGCGCTGGCACCAGGCGTTGTCCGCCGAGTCCGCCCTCGCCTACAAGCCGGCACCCGAGGTCTATCAGCTCGCCCTCGACACCGCCGGTTGCCCACCGGAGCGCGTGCTGATGGTGGCGGCCCACGCCTGGGACCTTCGCGGAGCACAGGCACAGGGCATGCGGACCGCCTACGTCCGACGGCCGGTCGGCGATCCGCCCGCGGACTCCGACCGCTTCGACCGGCAGTTCAACGGACTGGAGGAACTGGTCGCCGCCATGACGGCGCGGTAG
- a CDS encoding ABATE domain-containing protein, producing MDFAFVSGDPALDLTGTVGSRRDEPNDLLATPADLERWVAECDELPDRVAVDSATFESALALREALYRLALDRVLDRPFDPAGLEIVNEMAAGPVLTLRLSDAGLHRSGNLRAVLSHMARSGIALLADPHACLKECGRADCTRIYLDRSRGARRTWCGMDACGNRVKAAAYRARRRASTTTDTPVAPHGALPKRDQR from the coding sequence GTGGATTTCGCGTTTGTGAGCGGCGACCCCGCTCTCGATCTGACCGGCACCGTGGGATCTCGTCGAGACGAGCCCAACGACCTCTTGGCCACGCCCGCGGACCTCGAACGGTGGGTGGCGGAATGCGACGAGCTCCCCGACCGTGTTGCCGTCGACTCCGCAACCTTCGAGTCCGCACTGGCACTGCGGGAGGCGCTCTACCGACTGGCTCTCGACCGTGTGCTCGATCGGCCCTTCGACCCGGCCGGCCTTGAGATCGTCAACGAGATGGCCGCCGGGCCGGTGCTCACGCTCAGGCTCAGCGACGCCGGGCTGCACAGGTCGGGGAACCTCCGTGCAGTGCTCTCCCACATGGCCAGGAGCGGTATCGCCCTGCTCGCCGATCCCCATGCCTGTCTCAAGGAGTGCGGCCGCGCTGACTGCACCCGTATCTACCTCGACCGCTCGCGTGGCGCCCGACGCACCTGGTGCGGGATGGACGCGTGCGGCAATCGCGTCAAGGCCGCGGCCTATCGAGCCCGCAGACGCGCTTCGACCACGACCGACACGCCCGTGGCTCCGCATGGCGCACTCCCAAAGCGAGATCAGCGCTGA
- a CDS encoding glycosyltransferase family 2 protein, whose protein sequence is MREGPEQRAVQRVVQGAGTARHGTGPAAGPAGGGPGPAPVDVVLPCLNEAAALPWVLARIPDGWRAVVVDNGSTDGSAEVARGLGATVVHEPRRGFGAACHAGLLAAEADIVCFCDCDASLDPALLAPFVHAVRDGESDLVLGRRRPQGRGAWPPHARAGNVVLARMLRRRTGLRLHDLGPLRAARRDALIGLDLTDRRSGYPLQMVVRAADAGWRIEERDVPYRPRTGRSKVTGTWRGTWHAVRDMRRVLNQPPLTARVPEVAQ, encoded by the coding sequence ATGCGGGAGGGCCCGGAACAGCGTGCGGTGCAGCGTGTGGTGCAGGGGGCGGGCACGGCCCGGCACGGCACGGGTCCGGCGGCGGGGCCTGCCGGTGGTGGGCCCGGTCCCGCCCCGGTGGACGTCGTGCTGCCCTGCCTGAACGAGGCGGCCGCGCTGCCGTGGGTGCTGGCGCGCATCCCTGACGGCTGGCGGGCCGTCGTCGTGGACAACGGCTCGACCGACGGCTCCGCCGAGGTCGCCCGTGGCCTCGGCGCCACCGTCGTCCACGAACCGCGGCGCGGCTTCGGCGCTGCCTGCCACGCCGGACTGCTCGCCGCCGAGGCCGACATCGTCTGCTTCTGTGACTGCGACGCCTCGCTAGACCCGGCGCTGCTCGCCCCGTTCGTCCACGCCGTACGCGACGGGGAGAGCGACCTCGTACTGGGCCGCCGCCGCCCGCAGGGCCGTGGTGCCTGGCCGCCGCACGCCCGGGCCGGCAATGTGGTCCTGGCGCGGATGCTGCGTCGGCGCACCGGTCTGCGGCTGCACGATCTGGGCCCGCTGCGGGCCGCCCGCCGCGACGCCCTGATCGGCCTGGATCTGACGGACCGTCGCAGTGGCTATCCGTTGCAGATGGTCGTCCGGGCCGCCGACGCCGGCTGGCGCATCGAGGAGCGGGATGTGCCCTACCGGCCGCGCACCGGCCGCTCGAAGGTCACCGGCACCTGGCGCGGCACCTGGCACGCGGTCCGCGATATGCGCCGCGTCCTCAACCAGCCGCCGCTGACGGCACGGGTACCGGAGGTGGCGCAATGA
- a CDS encoding DUF2064 domain-containing protein: MTGAAQLPPDGQSLRGSHGPAGRPDRPRPAVGPTTVLVIAKEPVPGRVKTRLTPPYTPHEAAQLAEAALCDTLRAVGALPARRRVLVLDGRPGDWLPPGFDVRPQSTGGLDERLAAAFADSTGPTLLIGMDTPQVTPQLLAPAVDFGAWDDCDAWFGAADDGGFWALGLAVPDPGLLRGVPMSTARTGAAQRARLTAAGLRVRDLPPLCDVDTADDADRVAAGAPDGRFAATLARLRRVGSR; the protein is encoded by the coding sequence ATGACCGGGGCCGCACAGCTTCCACCGGATGGGCAAAGTCTGCGGGGCTCCCACGGTCCCGCGGGCCGGCCCGATCGGCCGCGGCCGGCAGTCGGCCCGACGACGGTCCTGGTCATCGCCAAGGAACCGGTGCCCGGACGGGTCAAGACCCGTCTGACGCCGCCCTACACCCCGCACGAGGCCGCCCAACTGGCCGAAGCGGCGTTGTGCGACACGCTGCGGGCCGTCGGCGCGCTGCCCGCCCGGCGACGGGTGCTGGTCCTCGACGGGCGGCCGGGCGACTGGTTGCCGCCCGGTTTCGACGTGCGACCGCAGAGCACCGGCGGCCTCGACGAGCGGCTCGCCGCGGCCTTCGCGGACAGCACCGGACCGACGCTGCTCATCGGCATGGACACCCCGCAGGTCACACCACAACTCCTCGCCCCGGCAGTGGACTTCGGTGCCTGGGACGACTGCGATGCCTGGTTCGGGGCGGCCGACGACGGCGGATTCTGGGCGCTCGGCCTGGCCGTCCCCGACCCCGGGCTGCTGCGCGGCGTCCCCATGTCCACCGCCCGCACCGGTGCCGCGCAGCGCGCCAGGCTGACCGCGGCCGGGCTGCGGGTGCGGGATCTGCCGCCGCTGTGCGACGTCGACACCGCGGACGACGCCGACCGGGTCGCGGCCGGCGCACCCGACGGCCGGTTCGCCGCCACCCTGGCCAGGCTGCGACGGGTGGGCAGCCGATGA